One Ostrea edulis chromosome 2, xbOstEdul1.1, whole genome shotgun sequence genomic region harbors:
- the LOC125679471 gene encoding LOW QUALITY PROTEIN: endonuclease V-like (The sequence of the model RefSeq protein was modified relative to this genomic sequence to represent the inferred CDS: inserted 2 bases in 1 codon; deleted 1 base in 1 codon), producing MSLWNLRNAKTEDLKPLYYEDYHKSDRMENDQIRKDDNPDHNSSLDPALEAIKCKWEKEQLELKKRISLDDDKTVKKMLSKTSKNTFYIGGMDISFIKGDDVNACAALVVCSFPDLEVVYEDYQMVKLTSPYIAGFLAFREVELWSNCMTQXKKNKPQYTPQVIMVDGNGIMHHRGVGSASHLGILLGVPCLGVAKNLLQVDGIEKNEEHAEQIARLKKSGDDFPLVGVSGKCYGKALKSCEGATKPVYVSQDIKSVLTLQHCLYTSAVNSGFRSLSERQT from the exons ATGAGCCTGTGGAATCTGAGGAACGCTAAAACTGAGGACCTGAAACCTTTGTACTATGAAGATTATCATAAATCTGACAGAATGGAAAATGATCAGATTCGTAAGGATGATAATCCAGACCACAATTCATCACTAGATCCAGCTCTAGAAGCTATCAAATGCAAGTGGGAAAA GGAACAACTGGAGCTCAAAAAAAGGATCAGTTTAGATGATGATAAAACTGTCAAAAAGATGCTGTCCAAAACGTCTAAAAACACGTTCTACATTGGAGGAATGGACATTTCCTTTATCAAAGGAGATGATGTCAATGCTTGTGCAGCACTGGTTGTCTGCTCCTTTCCAGATTTGGAg GTGGTTTATGAGGACTACCAAATGGTAAAGCTTACA AGCCCATACATTGCAGGATTTCTGGCCTTCAGAGAGGTGGAGTTATGGTCCAATTGTATGACACA TAAGAAAAACAAACCTCAGTATACTCCACAG GTGATCATGGTAGATGGAAATGGAATAATGCACCATAGAG GAGTCGGGTCTGCCAGTCACCTAGGAATTCTGTTAGGTGTGCCTTGTCTAGGGGTAGCCAAGAATCTTCTCCAAGTGGATGGGATTGAGAAAAATGAAGAACATGCGGAACAG ATTGCAAGGCTTAAGAAAAGCGGGGATGATTTTCCTCTGGTTGGGGTATCAGGAAAGTGCTATGGAA AGGCACTGAAAAGTTGTGAGGGAGCCACGAAACCTGTTTATGTGTCCCAGGACATAAAATCAGTGTTGACTCTGCAGCATTGCTTGTACACAAGTGCAGTAAATTCAGGGTTCCGGAGCCTATCAGAA aGGCAGACCTGA
- the LOC125678498 gene encoding palmitoyltransferase ZDHHC15B-like isoform X2, whose translation MAPRALTICCDIVRWFPVVFISAIIVWSYYAYVVQMCIFTVPNIAEKVLYLLIYHPILALFIWAYGKTIFTPVGAVPRQFYLSKSDADKMSRETEEGQKAILINAAKELPVLNRTHSGSPRYCEKCACIKPDRCHHCSVCGQCVLKMDHHCPWVNNCVGFSNYKFFVLFLGYGLLYCFYISITSLQYFISFWKSGISKDMSHFHVLFLFFVAVMFGISLISLFGYHCYLTTRNRSTLESFRAPIFQSGPDKNGFSLGKFNNFTEVFGVDRKLWFLPVFTSESDGVSFPTRNNLQANSNNSYQTMGETPAPSAGDGISYPTRTIDLDSDGLLADRQRWMEEGESDGGERPKLYGTHENGGFNLA comes from the exons GTCTTACTACGCATATGTTGTTCAAATGTGTATAT tCACTGTGCCTAACATAGCAGAAAAAG TTCTGTATCTGTTGATATACCATCCAATACTTGCCCTATTTATATGGGCATATGGGAAAACTATTTTTACTCCTGTTGGAGCAGTTCCTCGACAG TTCTATCTGTCAAAATCAGATGCAGATAAAATGTCTAGGGAGACAGAGGAGGGTCAAAAAGCCATTTTAATCAATGCTGCCAAAGAATTGCCAGTACTGAATAGGACACATTCAGGCA gTCCCAGATACTGTGAAAAGTGTGCCTGTATAAAGCCAGATAGATGTCACCACTGCTCTGTTTGTGGCCA ATGTGTGCTAAAGATGGACCATCATTGCCCATG GGTCAATAATTGTGTGGGGTTCTCCAACTATAAGTTTTTTGTGCTATTTCTTGGATATGGATTGCTGTATTGTTTCTACATATCTATAACTAgtttacaatatttcatatcattCTGGAAG AGTGGAATATCCAAAGACATGAGTCATTTCCATGTACTATTTTTATTCTTTGTTGCTGTGATGTTTGGAATAAGTCTTATATCACTGTTTGGCTACCACTGTTATTTAACAACTAGAAATAGATCTACATTAG AATCTTTCAGAGCTCCCATATTTCAAAGTGGACCAGATAAAAATGGATTTAGTTTAGGAAAGTTTAACAACTTCACAGAGGTGTTTGGGGTGGATAGAAAATTATGGTTTTTACCAGTATTTACAAG TGAAAGTGATGGGGTGTCCTTTCCCACTCGAAACAATCTCCAGGCTAACAGTAACAATTCATACCAAACTATGGGGGAAACACCCGCTCCCAG TGCCGGTGATGGCATATCATATCCCACCAGGACAATAGATCTTGACTCAGATGGTCTCCTGGCTGACCGACAGAGGTGGATGGAGGAGGGAGAATCAGATGGGGGAG AGAGACCAAAGCTTTATGGTACACATGAAAATGGTGGATTTAACCTGGCCTAA
- the LOC125678498 gene encoding palmitoyltransferase ZDHHC15B-like isoform X5, translating to MAPRALTICCDIVRWFPVVFISAIIVWSYYAYVVQMCIFTVPNIAEKVLYLLIYHPILALFIWAYGKTIFTPVGAVPRQFYLSKSDADKMSRETEEGQKAILINAAKELPVLNRTHSGSPRYCEKCACIKPDRCHHCSVCGQCVLKMDHHCPWVNNCVGFSNYKFFVLFLGYGLLYCFYISITSLQYFISFWKSGISKDMSHFHVLFLFFVAVMFGISLISLFGYHCYLTTRNRSTLESFRAPIFQSGPDKNGFSLGKFNNFTEVFGVDRKLWFLPVFTSAGDGISYPTRTIDLDSDGLLADRQRWMEEGESDGGGTLISGSSQQQLINVQE from the exons GTCTTACTACGCATATGTTGTTCAAATGTGTATAT tCACTGTGCCTAACATAGCAGAAAAAG TTCTGTATCTGTTGATATACCATCCAATACTTGCCCTATTTATATGGGCATATGGGAAAACTATTTTTACTCCTGTTGGAGCAGTTCCTCGACAG TTCTATCTGTCAAAATCAGATGCAGATAAAATGTCTAGGGAGACAGAGGAGGGTCAAAAAGCCATTTTAATCAATGCTGCCAAAGAATTGCCAGTACTGAATAGGACACATTCAGGCA gTCCCAGATACTGTGAAAAGTGTGCCTGTATAAAGCCAGATAGATGTCACCACTGCTCTGTTTGTGGCCA ATGTGTGCTAAAGATGGACCATCATTGCCCATG GGTCAATAATTGTGTGGGGTTCTCCAACTATAAGTTTTTTGTGCTATTTCTTGGATATGGATTGCTGTATTGTTTCTACATATCTATAACTAgtttacaatatttcatatcattCTGGAAG AGTGGAATATCCAAAGACATGAGTCATTTCCATGTACTATTTTTATTCTTTGTTGCTGTGATGTTTGGAATAAGTCTTATATCACTGTTTGGCTACCACTGTTATTTAACAACTAGAAATAGATCTACATTAG AATCTTTCAGAGCTCCCATATTTCAAAGTGGACCAGATAAAAATGGATTTAGTTTAGGAAAGTTTAACAACTTCACAGAGGTGTTTGGGGTGGATAGAAAATTATGGTTTTTACCAGTATTTACAAG TGCCGGTGATGGCATATCATATCCCACCAGGACAATAGATCTTGACTCAGATGGTCTCCTGGCTGACCGACAGAGGTGGATGGAGGAGGGAGAATCAGATGGGGGAG GTACTCTGATTTCTGGGTCAAGTCAGCAACAGTTAATCAATGTCCAAGAATGA
- the LOC125678498 gene encoding palmitoyltransferase ZDHHC15B-like isoform X1 → MAPRALTICCDIVRWFPVVFISAIIVWSYYAYVVQMCIFTVPNIAEKVLYLLIYHPILALFIWAYGKTIFTPVGAVPRQFYLSKSDADKMSRETEEGQKAILINAAKELPVLNRTHSGSPRYCEKCACIKPDRCHHCSVCGQCVLKMDHHCPWVNNCVGFSNYKFFVLFLGYGLLYCFYISITSLQYFISFWKSGISKDMSHFHVLFLFFVAVMFGISLISLFGYHCYLTTRNRSTLESFRAPIFQSGPDKNGFSLGKFNNFTEVFGVDRKLWFLPVFTSESDGVSFPTRNNLQANSNNSYQTMGETPAPSAGDGISYPTRTIDLDSDGLLADRQRWMEEGESDGGGTLISGSSQQQLINVQE, encoded by the exons GTCTTACTACGCATATGTTGTTCAAATGTGTATAT tCACTGTGCCTAACATAGCAGAAAAAG TTCTGTATCTGTTGATATACCATCCAATACTTGCCCTATTTATATGGGCATATGGGAAAACTATTTTTACTCCTGTTGGAGCAGTTCCTCGACAG TTCTATCTGTCAAAATCAGATGCAGATAAAATGTCTAGGGAGACAGAGGAGGGTCAAAAAGCCATTTTAATCAATGCTGCCAAAGAATTGCCAGTACTGAATAGGACACATTCAGGCA gTCCCAGATACTGTGAAAAGTGTGCCTGTATAAAGCCAGATAGATGTCACCACTGCTCTGTTTGTGGCCA ATGTGTGCTAAAGATGGACCATCATTGCCCATG GGTCAATAATTGTGTGGGGTTCTCCAACTATAAGTTTTTTGTGCTATTTCTTGGATATGGATTGCTGTATTGTTTCTACATATCTATAACTAgtttacaatatttcatatcattCTGGAAG AGTGGAATATCCAAAGACATGAGTCATTTCCATGTACTATTTTTATTCTTTGTTGCTGTGATGTTTGGAATAAGTCTTATATCACTGTTTGGCTACCACTGTTATTTAACAACTAGAAATAGATCTACATTAG AATCTTTCAGAGCTCCCATATTTCAAAGTGGACCAGATAAAAATGGATTTAGTTTAGGAAAGTTTAACAACTTCACAGAGGTGTTTGGGGTGGATAGAAAATTATGGTTTTTACCAGTATTTACAAG TGAAAGTGATGGGGTGTCCTTTCCCACTCGAAACAATCTCCAGGCTAACAGTAACAATTCATACCAAACTATGGGGGAAACACCCGCTCCCAG TGCCGGTGATGGCATATCATATCCCACCAGGACAATAGATCTTGACTCAGATGGTCTCCTGGCTGACCGACAGAGGTGGATGGAGGAGGGAGAATCAGATGGGGGAG GTACTCTGATTTCTGGGTCAAGTCAGCAACAGTTAATCAATGTCCAAGAATGA
- the LOC125678498 gene encoding palmitoyltransferase ZDHHC15B-like isoform X3: MAPRALTICCDIVRWFPVVFISAIIVWSYYAYVVQMCIFTVPNIAEKVLYLLIYHPILALFIWAYGKTIFTPVGAVPRQFYLSKSDADKMSRETEEGQKAILINAAKELPVLNRTHSGSPRYCEKCACIKPDRCHHCSVCGQCVLKMDHHCPWVNNCVGFSNYKFFVLFLGYGLLYCFYISITSLQYFISFWKSGISKDMSHFHVLFLFFVAVMFGISLISLFGYHCYLTTRNRSTLESFRAPIFQSGPDKNGFSLGKFNNFTEVFGVDRKLWFLPVFTSESDGVSFPTRNNLQANSNNSYQTMGETPAPSAGDGISYPTRTIDLDSDGLLADRQRWMEEGESDGGVMLA, from the exons GTCTTACTACGCATATGTTGTTCAAATGTGTATAT tCACTGTGCCTAACATAGCAGAAAAAG TTCTGTATCTGTTGATATACCATCCAATACTTGCCCTATTTATATGGGCATATGGGAAAACTATTTTTACTCCTGTTGGAGCAGTTCCTCGACAG TTCTATCTGTCAAAATCAGATGCAGATAAAATGTCTAGGGAGACAGAGGAGGGTCAAAAAGCCATTTTAATCAATGCTGCCAAAGAATTGCCAGTACTGAATAGGACACATTCAGGCA gTCCCAGATACTGTGAAAAGTGTGCCTGTATAAAGCCAGATAGATGTCACCACTGCTCTGTTTGTGGCCA ATGTGTGCTAAAGATGGACCATCATTGCCCATG GGTCAATAATTGTGTGGGGTTCTCCAACTATAAGTTTTTTGTGCTATTTCTTGGATATGGATTGCTGTATTGTTTCTACATATCTATAACTAgtttacaatatttcatatcattCTGGAAG AGTGGAATATCCAAAGACATGAGTCATTTCCATGTACTATTTTTATTCTTTGTTGCTGTGATGTTTGGAATAAGTCTTATATCACTGTTTGGCTACCACTGTTATTTAACAACTAGAAATAGATCTACATTAG AATCTTTCAGAGCTCCCATATTTCAAAGTGGACCAGATAAAAATGGATTTAGTTTAGGAAAGTTTAACAACTTCACAGAGGTGTTTGGGGTGGATAGAAAATTATGGTTTTTACCAGTATTTACAAG TGAAAGTGATGGGGTGTCCTTTCCCACTCGAAACAATCTCCAGGCTAACAGTAACAATTCATACCAAACTATGGGGGAAACACCCGCTCCCAG TGCCGGTGATGGCATATCATATCCCACCAGGACAATAGATCTTGACTCAGATGGTCTCCTGGCTGACCGACAGAGGTGGATGGAGGAGGGAGAATCAGATGGGGGAG TTATGTTGGCATAA
- the LOC125678498 gene encoding palmitoyltransferase ZDHHC15B-like isoform X4 — translation MAPRALTICCDIVRWFPVVFISAIIVWSYYAYVVQMCIFTVPNIAEKVLYLLIYHPILALFIWAYGKTIFTPVGAVPRQFYLSKSDADKMSRETEEGQKAILINAAKELPVLNRTHSGSPRYCEKCACIKPDRCHHCSVCGQCVLKMDHHCPWVNNCVGFSNYKFFVLFLGYGLLYCFYISITSLQYFISFWKSGISKDMSHFHVLFLFFVAVMFGISLISLFGYHCYLTTRNRSTLESFRAPIFQSGPDKNGFSLGKFNNFTEVFGVDRKLWFLPVFTSAGDGISYPTRTIDLDSDGLLADRQRWMEEGESDGGERPKLYGTHENGGFNLA, via the exons GTCTTACTACGCATATGTTGTTCAAATGTGTATAT tCACTGTGCCTAACATAGCAGAAAAAG TTCTGTATCTGTTGATATACCATCCAATACTTGCCCTATTTATATGGGCATATGGGAAAACTATTTTTACTCCTGTTGGAGCAGTTCCTCGACAG TTCTATCTGTCAAAATCAGATGCAGATAAAATGTCTAGGGAGACAGAGGAGGGTCAAAAAGCCATTTTAATCAATGCTGCCAAAGAATTGCCAGTACTGAATAGGACACATTCAGGCA gTCCCAGATACTGTGAAAAGTGTGCCTGTATAAAGCCAGATAGATGTCACCACTGCTCTGTTTGTGGCCA ATGTGTGCTAAAGATGGACCATCATTGCCCATG GGTCAATAATTGTGTGGGGTTCTCCAACTATAAGTTTTTTGTGCTATTTCTTGGATATGGATTGCTGTATTGTTTCTACATATCTATAACTAgtttacaatatttcatatcattCTGGAAG AGTGGAATATCCAAAGACATGAGTCATTTCCATGTACTATTTTTATTCTTTGTTGCTGTGATGTTTGGAATAAGTCTTATATCACTGTTTGGCTACCACTGTTATTTAACAACTAGAAATAGATCTACATTAG AATCTTTCAGAGCTCCCATATTTCAAAGTGGACCAGATAAAAATGGATTTAGTTTAGGAAAGTTTAACAACTTCACAGAGGTGTTTGGGGTGGATAGAAAATTATGGTTTTTACCAGTATTTACAAG TGCCGGTGATGGCATATCATATCCCACCAGGACAATAGATCTTGACTCAGATGGTCTCCTGGCTGACCGACAGAGGTGGATGGAGGAGGGAGAATCAGATGGGGGAG AGAGACCAAAGCTTTATGGTACACATGAAAATGGTGGATTTAACCTGGCCTAA